A genomic segment from Peribacillus sp. ACCC06369 encodes:
- a CDS encoding flotillin family protein yields the protein MFNLIWVVVAIVAFLLIALIAVFVTKYRTAGPDEALIVTGSYLGSKNVHIDESGNKIKIVRGGGAFVLPVFQQAEPLSLLSSKLEVSTPEVYTEQGVPVMADGVSIIKIGSSITDIATAAEQFLGKSKDDREQEAREVLEGHLRSILGSMTVEEIYKNREKFSQEVQRVASQDLAKMGLIIVSFTIKDVRDKNGYLESLGKPRIAQVKRDADIATADAEKETRIKRAEASKEAQRAELERATEIAEAEKINKLKVAEFRREQDIAKARADQAYDLETARSKQDVTEQEMQIRIIERQKQIELEEKEILRREKQYDSEVKKKADADRYAVEQAASANKMKQITEADADKYKIEAMAKAEAERVRMDGLAKADAQRAQGTTEAEIIRLKGVAEAEAKQKIAEAFEQFGQAAVMDMILKMLPEYAKQVASPLSNIDKITVVDTGGSGANGGANKVTGYATNLMATLQESLKASSGIDVKDLLENFSGKRNLPISTINQESVEANMNMAASKEE from the coding sequence ATGTTTAATTTGATTTGGGTTGTTGTCGCCATTGTTGCATTTTTACTTATCGCACTTATCGCTGTCTTTGTTACGAAATACCGAACGGCTGGTCCTGATGAAGCATTGATTGTGACCGGAAGCTACTTAGGCAGCAAAAATGTTCACATCGATGAATCAGGAAATAAAATTAAAATCGTCCGCGGCGGAGGTGCTTTCGTACTGCCGGTGTTCCAGCAAGCGGAACCATTGAGCTTACTGTCAAGCAAACTAGAGGTCTCGACTCCTGAAGTATATACAGAACAGGGTGTTCCTGTCATGGCCGATGGTGTGTCGATAATCAAGATTGGCAGTTCGATCACCGATATCGCCACAGCCGCAGAACAATTCCTTGGTAAATCAAAAGATGACCGTGAGCAGGAAGCACGGGAAGTCTTAGAGGGACATCTTCGTTCCATCCTTGGTTCGATGACAGTCGAGGAAATTTATAAAAATCGTGAAAAGTTTTCCCAGGAAGTACAAAGGGTAGCTTCACAGGATTTAGCTAAGATGGGACTCATAATCGTATCATTCACCATTAAAGATGTCCGGGATAAGAACGGATATCTTGAATCGCTTGGTAAGCCAAGGATTGCGCAAGTGAAAAGGGATGCCGATATAGCAACCGCCGATGCAGAGAAAGAAACGCGAATCAAGCGAGCCGAAGCTTCGAAGGAAGCCCAGCGTGCCGAACTAGAAAGGGCAACCGAAATAGCCGAAGCCGAAAAAATCAACAAGCTTAAGGTTGCGGAATTCCGGCGTGAGCAGGATATTGCCAAAGCACGAGCTGACCAAGCTTACGATCTTGAAACGGCCAGATCCAAACAGGATGTAACGGAACAGGAAATGCAAATCAGGATCATTGAACGTCAGAAGCAAATTGAGCTGGAGGAAAAAGAAATCCTTCGTCGTGAAAAGCAATATGATTCAGAAGTGAAGAAAAAGGCTGATGCCGACCGTTATGCGGTAGAGCAGGCAGCCTCAGCTAACAAGATGAAACAGATTACAGAAGCGGATGCCGATAAATATAAAATAGAAGCAATGGCGAAAGCGGAAGCGGAACGTGTTCGCATGGACGGTCTTGCTAAAGCGGACGCACAAAGGGCACAAGGTACCACTGAAGCGGAAATCATCCGGTTAAAAGGGGTAGCAGAGGCAGAAGCGAAGCAGAAGATCGCTGAAGCTTTTGAACAGTTCGGGCAAGCGGCCGTAATGGACATGATTTTGAAAATGCTGCCGGAGTATGCTAAACAAGTGGCAAGCCCGCTTAGTAATATCGACAAAATTACTGTTGTGGACACGGGTGGAAGCGGTGCGAATGGCGGGGCTAATAAAGTGACCGGGTATGCAACGAATTTAATGGCGACATTGCAGGAATCATTAAAGGCATCTTCAGGCATTGATGTCAAAGACTTACTTGAGAATTTCTCAGGAAAGCGGAATTTGCCAATATCCACCATCAATCAGGAGAGTGTTGAAGCGAATATGAATATGGCAGCAAGCAAGGAAGAGTAA
- a CDS encoding biotin transporter BioY, with translation MKERHEKLRMMMVTALFAALIGILAQITIPLPLVPITGQTLAVGLAATILGSRYGTSSVLLYLFIGAAGVPVFAEMSGGLAKIFGPTGGYLLSYIPTVYITGLILEKTRFSVAMAFIANIIGMILTLIIGTVWLKYMSSLSWTVAFASGFAPFIIVGVLKAFLASWLGITIRSRLASANMLPKKSTTLSQ, from the coding sequence ATGAAGGAACGTCATGAGAAGTTAAGGATGATGATGGTTACAGCTTTATTTGCAGCACTTATAGGAATACTAGCCCAAATTACAATTCCACTGCCCTTGGTACCGATTACAGGACAGACTTTAGCTGTTGGATTGGCAGCTACTATACTGGGTTCACGTTATGGAACCTCTTCCGTTTTATTATACTTGTTCATAGGAGCTGCCGGAGTACCAGTATTCGCTGAAATGTCTGGAGGACTTGCTAAGATATTCGGTCCGACTGGCGGTTATTTATTATCCTATATCCCGACAGTATATATAACCGGTCTGATATTGGAAAAAACGCGGTTCTCAGTTGCAATGGCTTTCATTGCAAATATTATCGGGATGATACTTACTTTGATTATCGGTACAGTTTGGTTAAAATATATGAGCTCATTATCATGGACAGTGGCATTTGCCAGCGGTTTTGCTCCATTTATAATCGTAGGCGTTTTAAAGGCATTTCTTGCATCTTGGCTTGGCATTACTATCCGTTCAAGGTTAGCATCGGCTAATATGCTGCCAAAGAAAAGTACAACACTTTCCCAATGA
- a CDS encoding YusW family protein gives MKKSIKLLSVPFAAMLVLAGCGEENDEVKNPPVQENENQAETNPETGNENNEKLPFTYKDFQLEVDYKGNDNEYEAEYDTMGAQTEASIEDKQNKHEVYGDEAMKELTPILEKLTFTKDSTEEEVIQEVTKAFDLKDDYQEFDLEVVFDDGTKKEYKVNNK, from the coding sequence ATGAAAAAATCAATCAAATTATTATCAGTACCGTTTGCCGCGATGCTTGTTTTGGCTGGCTGCGGGGAAGAAAATGATGAAGTGAAAAACCCGCCGGTTCAGGAAAATGAAAATCAAGCGGAAACAAATCCTGAAACAGGAAACGAAAATAATGAAAAACTGCCTTTCACTTATAAGGATTTTCAATTAGAAGTGGATTATAAGGGCAATGATAACGAATACGAAGCCGAATATGATACCATGGGAGCTCAAACAGAAGCTTCGATCGAGGACAAGCAAAACAAACATGAAGTTTATGGTGATGAAGCAATGAAAGAATTAACACCGATTTTAGAAAAGTTGACATTCACCAAAGATTCAACAGAGGAAGAAGTCATTCAAGAAGTGACAAAAGCTTTTGATTTGAAGGATGACTATCAAGAGTTCGATTTAGAGGTCGTTTTCGATGACGGTACGAAAAAAGAATATAAAGTGAATAATAAGTAA
- a CDS encoding hemolysin III family protein has translation MANTHVYTKKEEVVNAITHGVGVLLSIAALVFLIIFSVQKGSPWHVVISVIYGVSMLLLYVSSTLVHSFPEGKTKDIFEIFDHSAIYIFIAGTYTPIMLLVIQGSLGWTLLAIIWGVAIIGVVFKAFYVKKFLFLSTILYIAMGWMIVIVWGPLSATMPTAGIHLLIAGGLLYTFGAIFYVWRAFPFHHAVWHVFVLGGSVTHFFAVLFYILPL, from the coding sequence ATGGCTAATACACATGTTTATACAAAAAAAGAAGAAGTGGTCAATGCGATAACCCACGGTGTCGGTGTTTTGTTGAGTATCGCCGCTCTTGTGTTTTTAATAATCTTCTCAGTCCAAAAAGGTTCGCCTTGGCATGTAGTCATTTCAGTCATTTATGGCGTTTCCATGCTTCTTTTATATGTTTCATCCACTTTAGTGCATAGTTTTCCAGAAGGAAAAACGAAGGATATATTTGAAATCTTTGATCATTCAGCCATATATATATTCATTGCAGGAACATACACGCCCATCATGCTCCTGGTGATTCAAGGTTCACTAGGCTGGACACTCCTAGCAATTATTTGGGGAGTTGCAATCATTGGCGTTGTCTTCAAAGCCTTCTATGTGAAAAAGTTCCTATTCCTTTCGACGATCCTCTATATTGCGATGGGGTGGATGATCGTTATCGTATGGGGCCCGCTCTCGGCAACCATGCCCACAGCTGGTATCCATTTACTGATTGCAGGGGGCTTGCTTTATACGTTTGGAGCTATCTTTTATGTTTGGCGCGCTTTTCCGTTTCATCACGCCGTTTGGCATGTATTCGTGCTTGGGGGTTCTGTCACTCACTTTTTTGCTGTATTGTTTTATATCCTTCCACTATGA
- a CDS encoding metalloregulator ArsR/SmtB family transcription factor, whose protein sequence is MQLEKLVAFHKTIGDVTRIRIISILANGPKHGQALAGILKLTAPTISHHLTKLKDINLVKDRREKNTVYYFLNEDVLDHYSSALPKMVSNKGESNKMENQKMIMEHKKILANFLTQNGRLKTIPAQRKKKLIVLHHIAGLLEKGRKYPEKELNEFIQSFHDDYATIRRELIIGSIMYRENSIYELNPREMWDDIV, encoded by the coding sequence ATGCAATTAGAAAAATTGGTCGCTTTCCACAAAACGATTGGTGATGTGACCAGGATCAGGATTATATCCATTCTGGCAAACGGTCCAAAACACGGACAGGCACTTGCAGGAATATTAAAATTGACAGCACCGACCATTTCACACCATTTAACGAAATTGAAGGACATTAATTTAGTGAAGGATCGAAGGGAGAAAAATACGGTATATTATTTTTTGAATGAAGATGTCCTGGATCATTATTCTTCAGCATTACCTAAAATGGTTTCAAATAAGGGGGAATCCAATAAAATGGAAAATCAAAAAATGATTATGGAGCACAAAAAGATCCTTGCAAACTTCTTGACACAAAATGGCCGATTGAAAACCATACCAGCACAGAGAAAAAAGAAACTGATCGTTCTTCATCATATTGCCGGACTTTTGGAAAAAGGGCGAAAATATCCAGAAAAAGAACTGAATGAATTCATCCAGTCATTCCATGATGATTATGCAACGATTAGACGTGAACTGATTATCGGAAGCATCATGTACCGAGAAAACAGTATTTATGAACTGAATCCCCGTGAGATGTGGGATGATATCGTTTAA
- a CDS encoding cell wall hydrolase, with translation MKLSVLITVIMTLSVIVLGIAFPKGTTSLASDGATKHVIKQGESIWDVAKQYGVPIKKLKEVNNNVNNVAEPGKTLIIPHVMNEKDKELLARLVHAEAKGEPYRGKVEVAGVVLNRLDSNEFPDTVREVIYQKNQFSPVGDGSINKAAGKDAKKAVNEALAIHGYTNDALYFWNPSISDSEWMKQLDVIKIIGGHHFAI, from the coding sequence ATGAAATTATCAGTATTAATAACCGTGATAATGACTCTAAGTGTCATCGTACTTGGGATAGCTTTTCCTAAGGGAACGACCAGTCTAGCTTCTGATGGAGCAACCAAACATGTCATTAAACAAGGTGAATCGATATGGGATGTTGCGAAGCAGTATGGTGTCCCAATCAAAAAGTTAAAAGAAGTCAATAATAATGTAAATAATGTTGCCGAGCCTGGTAAAACATTGATTATTCCACATGTAATGAATGAAAAAGATAAAGAATTATTAGCAAGGCTTGTGCATGCAGAAGCCAAAGGGGAGCCCTACAGAGGGAAGGTCGAGGTGGCAGGAGTCGTTTTGAATCGCCTTGATAGCAATGAATTCCCTGATACGGTCCGGGAAGTGATATATCAAAAAAATCAATTTTCGCCCGTTGGTGATGGCAGTATAAACAAAGCAGCCGGAAAAGATGCCAAAAAAGCTGTCAATGAAGCTTTGGCGATTCATGGCTACACAAATGATGCCTTATATTTTTGGAATCCTAGTATTTCGGACAGCGAATGGATGAAACAATTGGACGTAATCAAAATCATCGGCGGCCACCATTTTGCCATATAA
- a CDS encoding GNAT family protein: protein MEDVWIEGSRVILRNVKQADLKRLWSLKYGEVNPEWKKWDAPYFPLELIDFHTYIDKETKHRTYDEKMGVYSELLMEKNDQIIGSVVYYWEHEPSRWLEIGITIFDPKYWNGGYGTEAIMMFIGYLFENLEIERVGLTTWSGNERMMAVGEKVGMQVEGRMRKCRYYDGHYYDSIRMGILREEWESLKFRS, encoded by the coding sequence TTGGAAGATGTTTGGATTGAAGGAAGCAGAGTAATATTGAGGAATGTTAAACAAGCAGACTTAAAACGTTTATGGAGCCTGAAATATGGAGAAGTCAATCCAGAATGGAAAAAGTGGGATGCACCCTATTTTCCCCTTGAACTCATTGATTTCCATACGTATATCGATAAAGAAACGAAGCACCGAACCTATGATGAAAAGATGGGGGTTTATTCCGAACTATTAATGGAAAAAAACGATCAAATAATAGGTTCTGTTGTATATTACTGGGAACATGAACCATCACGTTGGCTGGAAATAGGGATTACGATTTTTGATCCCAAGTATTGGAATGGCGGTTATGGAACAGAAGCGATAATGATGTTCATAGGCTATTTATTCGAAAATCTGGAGATTGAACGGGTCGGACTGACTACTTGGTCAGGTAATGAACGTATGATGGCAGTTGGAGAAAAGGTAGGCATGCAAGTTGAAGGCAGGATGAGAAAATGCCGTTATTATGATGGTCATTATTATGATTCAATCAGAATGGGAATACTACGTGAAGAATGGGAATCTTTAAAATTTCGAAGTTAA
- a CDS encoding secondary thiamine-phosphate synthase enzyme YjbQ, giving the protein MLKKNTLKTTKRDDMIDVTTEVQAFIMENGIQEGIALIYCPHTTAGITINENADPDVKKDMLRRLDEQYPWNHTLDLHMEGNTAAHLKSSTVGSSQQVIIHKGSLILGTWQGVYFCEFDGPRERQYFIKLCVDR; this is encoded by the coding sequence ATGCTGAAGAAAAACACCTTAAAAACGACAAAAAGGGATGATATGATTGATGTTACGACTGAAGTACAGGCATTCATCATGGAGAATGGGATTCAAGAGGGCATAGCCCTTATTTATTGTCCACACACGACTGCAGGGATAACGATTAATGAAAATGCAGATCCCGATGTAAAAAAAGATATGCTTAGAAGATTGGATGAGCAATACCCATGGAATCATACATTGGATTTACATATGGAAGGAAATACTGCTGCCCATTTAAAATCAAGTACGGTTGGTTCTTCACAACAGGTGATCATCCACAAAGGGAGCTTAATCCTTGGTACCTGGCAGGGAGTGTATTTTTGTGAATTCGATGGTCCTAGAGAAAGGCAATATTTTATTAAATTATGTGTCGATAGGTAA
- a CDS encoding PTS fructose transporter subunit IIABC, producing MKITDLLKLDTIIINLESVTKQAVIDELSGKLAEADRLNDVEGFKAAILKREEQSTTGIGEGIAIPHAKTNAVKIPAICFGKSVNGVDYESLDGQPSHLFFMIAASEGANADHLETLSRLSSLLMDDKFRARLISASSGEEVLDIINQKEMEADEEEREEQQSNNASIGNSKGKILAVTACPTGIAHTYMAADALKAKAKEMGIDFKVETNGSTGIKNGLTAAEIDEADAIIVAADKQVEMDRFNGKHVIIVPVAQGIRKTEELLNRALSQDAPVYKATGNDKSDEGDSSKGGLGIYKHLMNGVSNMLPFVVGGGILIALSFFFGIEAADPANPDYNPIAKALSDIGGGTSGAFFLLVPVLAGFIASSIADRPGFAPGMVGGLLAAQANAGFLGGLIAGFLAGYVVLLLRKLFSKLPHTLDGIKPVLLYPVFGMLITGLIMIFLVNEPVTAINMGLTNWLQGLSGTNAIFLGLILGGMMAVDMGGPLNKAAFTFGIAAIEASSFGPHAAVMAGGMVPPLGIAFATTFFKSKFSEMERKSGFTNYFMGASFITEGAIPFAAADPLRVIVSSVVGAATAGALSMAFSVTLPAPHGGIFVIPLVNHPFRYLLAILIGSLITALILGFWKKKQI from the coding sequence ATGAAAATTACAGATTTATTAAAATTGGATACAATCATAATTAATCTAGAAAGTGTTACAAAGCAAGCAGTCATTGATGAACTGTCAGGGAAGTTAGCCGAGGCTGACAGGTTAAACGATGTGGAGGGTTTCAAAGCTGCCATCTTAAAACGTGAAGAACAAAGCACAACAGGGATTGGTGAAGGGATAGCCATCCCACACGCTAAAACAAATGCTGTGAAGATACCAGCCATCTGTTTCGGCAAATCGGTTAATGGTGTGGATTATGAATCGCTGGATGGGCAGCCATCTCATCTGTTCTTTATGATTGCAGCAAGTGAAGGAGCGAATGCGGATCACTTGGAAACCCTTTCCCGGCTTTCTTCATTACTGATGGATGATAAATTCAGAGCCCGACTGATTTCAGCTTCATCTGGTGAAGAAGTTTTAGATATAATCAATCAAAAAGAAATGGAAGCCGATGAAGAAGAAAGAGAAGAGCAGCAATCAAATAATGCTTCCATTGGTAACAGTAAAGGGAAAATCCTAGCCGTTACGGCTTGTCCTACAGGAATTGCCCATACTTATATGGCGGCAGATGCGTTAAAGGCTAAAGCGAAGGAAATGGGAATCGATTTCAAAGTGGAAACAAATGGTTCAACAGGAATAAAAAATGGTTTAACCGCGGCAGAAATTGATGAGGCGGATGCGATTATCGTTGCTGCGGATAAACAGGTGGAGATGGATCGTTTTAATGGAAAACATGTCATTATTGTCCCGGTTGCCCAGGGGATCCGGAAGACGGAGGAACTGTTAAACAGAGCCTTGAGTCAGGATGCACCTGTATACAAAGCAACAGGGAATGATAAAAGTGACGAAGGTGATTCATCAAAAGGAGGACTTGGGATTTACAAGCACTTGATGAATGGCGTAAGTAATATGCTTCCATTTGTCGTCGGTGGCGGAATATTGATTGCGCTTTCGTTCTTTTTTGGGATCGAGGCAGCCGATCCGGCAAATCCGGATTATAATCCCATTGCCAAAGCATTAAGTGATATTGGCGGGGGAACTAGTGGTGCCTTCTTCTTGCTTGTCCCTGTCCTTGCCGGATTCATTGCTTCAAGTATAGCCGACCGTCCAGGTTTTGCCCCTGGTATGGTAGGGGGATTATTGGCAGCACAGGCCAATGCCGGTTTTCTTGGCGGACTAATCGCCGGTTTCCTTGCAGGTTATGTAGTCTTACTATTAAGAAAGTTGTTTTCCAAGTTACCGCACACACTCGATGGCATTAAACCAGTTTTACTATATCCTGTATTCGGTATGTTAATTACAGGATTGATCATGATATTTCTAGTAAATGAACCAGTAACCGCAATAAACATGGGCCTGACCAATTGGCTGCAGGGGTTATCAGGCACGAACGCAATATTCCTTGGGTTGATCCTTGGGGGTATGATGGCTGTGGATATGGGCGGACCTCTAAATAAGGCAGCATTCACCTTCGGGATTGCAGCCATTGAGGCATCAAGTTTCGGACCGCATGCTGCAGTAATGGCTGGTGGAATGGTTCCTCCTTTGGGAATCGCATTTGCAACTACATTCTTTAAAAGTAAATTCAGTGAAATGGAAAGAAAATCAGGGTTCACTAATTACTTCATGGGTGCTTCATTCATTACAGAGGGAGCCATTCCTTTTGCGGCGGCGGATCCATTACGCGTTATCGTCAGCAGTGTTGTAGGGGCAGCGACAGCAGGAGCCCTGTCAATGGCTTTTAGTGTAACTCTGCCAGCACCGCATGGAGGGATTTTTGTCATCCCCCTTGTCAACCATCCTTTTCGCTATTTGCTGGCCATTTTAATAGGGTCCCTCATTACCGCATTAATATTGGGGTTCTGGAAAAAGAAGCAGATATAA
- the pfkB gene encoding 1-phosphofructokinase, translated as MIYTVTLNPSIDYLVEVESFQMGKVNRTSYDAKFPGGKGINVSRVLKRLGNSTTALGFIGGQTGEFVKRFLRQEEIFTDFTEIAGDTRINIKLKTGLETEINSQGPVISKGNYQQLFSQIEQLKNDDILILSGSIPPSVPSDVYEAMAKSCSDNGIKVVVDTSGKELLNVLPHRPFLIKPNHHELGALFSTEIRTVDDAIEYGAKLVEAGAQNVIVSMAGQGAVLCSGRESYSANVPKGNVINSVGAGDSMVAGFIGTYEKTADILSAFRFSLAAGSATAFSSDLGTLDKIEELLPQIDINHLTGG; from the coding sequence ATGATTTATACAGTGACACTCAACCCATCCATCGATTATCTGGTCGAGGTGGAGAGTTTTCAAATGGGCAAAGTGAATCGAACTAGTTATGATGCAAAATTCCCTGGTGGGAAAGGGATCAATGTTTCCCGAGTACTTAAAAGGCTAGGAAATAGTACGACAGCTTTAGGGTTCATCGGTGGACAAACAGGTGAATTCGTAAAAAGGTTTTTAAGGCAGGAAGAGATTTTCACAGACTTTACAGAGATAGCTGGAGATACAAGAATAAACATTAAATTGAAAACAGGGCTTGAGACCGAAATAAATAGCCAGGGGCCAGTCATTTCGAAAGGGAATTATCAACAATTATTTAGTCAGATTGAGCAGTTGAAAAATGATGATATTCTCATTTTGTCAGGAAGCATCCCTCCAAGTGTCCCTTCGGATGTATACGAGGCAATGGCAAAGTCTTGTTCTGATAACGGCATTAAAGTGGTAGTGGATACCAGTGGAAAGGAATTACTGAATGTCCTTCCACATCGGCCATTTTTGATAAAGCCTAATCACCATGAACTGGGTGCGCTTTTTTCTACCGAAATTAGAACGGTTGATGATGCTATCGAATATGGCGCTAAATTGGTTGAAGCAGGAGCACAAAACGTTATTGTTTCAATGGCAGGACAAGGTGCCGTGCTTTGCTCAGGCAGAGAGTCATATTCCGCAAATGTACCAAAAGGAAATGTCATCAACTCAGTTGGTGCCGGTGATTCCATGGTCGCAGGTTTCATCGGTACATATGAAAAGACAGCGGATATTCTATCTGCCTTCCGTTTCAGTCTTGCAGCAGGAAGTGCTACAGCCTTTTCATCCGATCTCGGTACATTGGATAAAATTGAAGAGTTATTACCGCAAATTGATATCAATCATCTAACAGGAGGCTGA
- a CDS encoding DeoR/GlpR family DNA-binding transcription regulator, whose product MLTTERHQIILSILKEQGTIKLQELVDQFQASESTIRRDLVQLEEMKLLKRVHGGASLLQRKGLEPTTMEKQNKAKAEKQLIAKLASSFIEKNDCIYLDAGTTTAEMIPFLKDKNITVLTNGLMHIPKLIELEIKTVLVGGTIKFSTNAVIGSNAVQFLNEYRFDKCFLGMNGIHQELGFTTPDPEEALLKKMALRLSNETYVLADSSKLNEATFAKVADVSDAIILTDSNDEEAVAQLHKNPKVKVVTI is encoded by the coding sequence TTGTTGACAACTGAAAGACATCAAATCATCTTATCGATTCTAAAAGAACAAGGAACGATAAAGCTGCAGGAGCTTGTAGATCAGTTTCAAGCCTCGGAGTCGACCATTCGGAGAGATTTAGTGCAACTCGAAGAAATGAAGCTCTTGAAACGCGTGCATGGCGGGGCCTCTTTACTTCAAAGAAAAGGCCTTGAACCAACAACTATGGAAAAGCAAAACAAAGCGAAAGCCGAAAAACAACTTATAGCAAAGCTGGCGTCCTCATTCATAGAGAAAAATGATTGTATATATCTTGATGCAGGCACGACTACTGCAGAAATGATTCCTTTTTTAAAGGATAAAAATATAACGGTCCTGACAAATGGTCTAATGCATATTCCAAAACTTATCGAATTGGAAATCAAAACAGTGTTAGTGGGCGGAACGATAAAATTCTCGACAAATGCTGTTATAGGAAGCAATGCTGTGCAATTTTTGAATGAATACCGTTTTGATAAATGTTTCTTGGGAATGAACGGCATCCACCAAGAACTGGGTTTCACAACACCCGATCCGGAAGAAGCACTACTGAAAAAGATGGCATTACGCCTGTCCAACGAAACCTACGTGCTTGCTGATAGTTCAAAATTGAATGAAGCCACTTTCGCAAAGGTTGCGGATGTAAGCGATGCCATAATCCTGACTGACAGCAATGATGAAGAGGCTGTTGCTCAACTCCATAAAAATCCAAAGGTAAAGGTCGTGACCATTTAA
- the odhB gene encoding 2-oxoglutarate dehydrogenase complex dihydrolipoyllysine-residue succinyltransferase translates to MAEVKVPELAESISEGSIAQWLKQPGDHVEKGEYVLELETDKVNVEIISDYTGTLSEHLAEEGDTVQVGQAIAIVDENGSAAAAPKAEAPKAEEAKAEPAKAEPASPAKEAPKAETKEASSTQQVIASPAARKLAREKGIDLTQVPVADPLGRVRVQDVEAASNAPVVPAAAPKQAPAAKQAAAPVEVNDDRIEVVKMTRRRQTIAKRLVQVQSEAAMLTTFNEVDLSAVMELRSRHKDSFVKTNDVKLGFMSFFTKAVIGALKKYPLLNAEIKGDHILKKNFYDIGVAVSTDEGLVVPVVRDADRKSFAEIEKNISDLAVKARNNKLGLSDLSGGTFTITNGGTFGSLLSTPILNAPQVGILGMHTIKTRPIAVGDQIENRPMMYLALSYDHRIVDGKEAVGFLVAIKDMLEDPEQLLLQG, encoded by the coding sequence ATGGCTGAAGTAAAAGTACCTGAATTAGCAGAATCAATTTCTGAAGGATCTATTGCGCAATGGTTAAAACAACCCGGTGATCACGTTGAAAAAGGAGAATATGTCCTTGAACTTGAAACGGATAAAGTAAACGTGGAAATCATTTCAGATTATACGGGTACACTTTCGGAACATTTAGCAGAAGAAGGCGATACTGTCCAAGTTGGACAGGCTATCGCTATCGTTGATGAAAATGGATCAGCTGCAGCAGCTCCAAAAGCGGAAGCTCCTAAGGCTGAAGAAGCTAAAGCAGAACCAGCTAAAGCAGAACCAGCATCTCCTGCTAAAGAGGCTCCTAAAGCTGAAACGAAAGAAGCATCATCCACTCAACAAGTTATTGCTTCACCAGCTGCAAGAAAATTGGCTCGTGAAAAAGGAATTGACTTGACTCAAGTGCCTGTAGCCGATCCACTAGGTCGTGTACGTGTACAAGACGTAGAAGCGGCAAGCAATGCACCTGTGGTACCTGCGGCAGCTCCAAAACAAGCTCCTGCAGCTAAACAAGCAGCAGCTCCTGTTGAAGTGAATGATGATCGCATTGAAGTGGTTAAGATGACGCGCCGTCGTCAAACCATTGCCAAACGTCTAGTTCAAGTACAATCCGAAGCAGCCATGCTTACTACTTTTAACGAAGTCGATCTTTCAGCAGTCATGGAATTGCGTAGCCGCCATAAAGATTCTTTCGTGAAAACAAATGATGTCAAACTTGGTTTCATGTCATTCTTCACTAAAGCGGTCATTGGCGCATTGAAAAAATATCCGTTACTGAATGCAGAAATAAAAGGCGACCATATCCTGAAAAAGAACTTTTATGATATCGGTGTTGCCGTATCCACAGATGAAGGTCTAGTCGTTCCGGTGGTAAGGGATGCTGACCGCAAAAGCTTTGCTGAAATCGAAAAGAACATTTCGGATTTAGCTGTTAAAGCGCGGAACAACAAACTAGGACTTTCGGATTTATCAGGTGGTACTTTCACCATCACAAACGGAGGGACTTTCGGTTCCCTATTATCTACACCAATCTTGAATGCCCCTCAAGTTGGTATCTTGGGCATGCATACAATTAAGACACGTCCAATCGCTGTTGGAGATCAAATCGAAAACAGACCAATGATGTACCTTGCATTATCTTATGATCACCGTATCGTTGACGGAAAAGAAGCGGTTGGTTTCTTAGTAGCTATCAAAGATATGCTGGAAGATCCAGAACAACTTTTACTTCAAGGATAA